In Leptodactylus fuscus isolate aLepFus1 chromosome 2, aLepFus1.hap2, whole genome shotgun sequence, one genomic interval encodes:
- the IL17D gene encoding interleukin-17D, with amino-acid sequence MQPRNQVILAQAILMLFLGLLIVNSEGSKPIKRAPQKAKGCADRQEEVLEQMYGHLAAGMLSAYHHTLQLQPLEKENISCPAGTRGRAPVDGKQRLPVNIHSISPWAYRITYNPMRYPKYIPEAYCLCKGCLTGAYGEENLNFRSTPVYMPTVILRRTSSCAGGRSVYVEDYITIPVGCTCVPNQEKESEPDSANSSLEKEKFKVSINKSEKPSSN; translated from the exons GTCATTTTGGCACAAGCCATTTTGATGTTGTTCCTTGGACTACTTATTGTCAACTCCGAGGGCTCTAAACCTATAAAGCGGGCACCACAAAAAGCCAAGGGTTGTGCGGACCGGCAAGAAGAGGTGTTAGAGCAGATGTATGGCCACCTGGCCGCCGGCATGCTCAGCGCCTATCACCACACATTGCAGCTTCAGCCGCTGGAAAAGGAGAACATCAGCTGCCCAGCCGGCACCCGAGGTAGAGCGCCGGTGGATGGTAAGCAGCGGCTACCAGTCAATATCCACAGCATATCGCCATGGGCATACAG GATAACATATAACCCTATGAGGTATCCCAAGTATATCCCAGAAGCCTATTGTCTCTGCAAGGGTTGCCTGACTGGAGCCTATGGAGAGGAGAACCTGAACTTTCGCTCTACCCCAGTCTACATGCCTACCGTCATCCTCCGTCGTACATCTTCCTGTGCCGGTGGTCGCTCTGTCTATGTTGAGGACTACATCACTATCCCAGTGGGCTGCACTTGTGTACCAAACCAGGAGAAGGAGTCAGAACCAGACAGTGCGAATTCGAGTCTAGAGAAAGAAAAGTTCAAAGTTTCTATAAATAAAAGTGAGAAACCTTCGTCCAACTGA